A portion of the Pan troglodytes isolate AG18354 chromosome 10, NHGRI_mPanTro3-v2.0_pri, whole genome shotgun sequence genome contains these proteins:
- the BRI3BP gene encoding BRI3-binding protein, producing the protein MGARASGGPLARAGLLLLLLLLLLLGLLAPGAQGARGRGGAEKNSYRRTVNTFSQSVSSLFGEDNVRAAQKFLARLTERFVLGVDMFVETLWKVWTELLDVLGLDVSNLSQYFSPASVSSSPARALLLVGVVLLAYWFLSLTLGFTFSVLHVVFGRFFWIVRVVLFSMSCVYILHKYEGEPENAVLPLCFVVAVYFMTGPMGFYWRSSPSGPSNPSNPSVEEKLEHLEKQVRLLNIRLNRVLESLDRSKDK; encoded by the exons ATGGGCGCGCGCGCCTCAGGCGGGCCCCTGGCCCGGGCCgggctcctgctgctgctgctgctgctgctgctgctcggGCTGCTGGCCCCGGGCGCGCAGGGGGCGCGGGGCCGCGGCGGCGCGGAGAAGAACAGCTACCGCCGCACGGTCAACACCTTCTCCCAGAGCGTCAGCAGCCTGTTCGGCGAGGACAACGTGCGCGCCGCTCAGAAG TTCTTGGCCAGGCTGACTGAGAGATTCGTGCTGGGAGTGGATATGTTCGTGGAGACACTGTGGAAAGTCTGGACCGAGCTCTTGGATGTTCTTGGACTTGACG TCTCCAACCTGTCCCAGTATTTCAGCCCAGCCTCGGTGTCCAGCAGCCCGGCCCGCGCGCTCCTGCTGGTCGGCGTCGTCCTCCTGGCCTACTGGTTCTTGTCCCTGACCCTGGGCTTCACTTTCAGCGTCCTGCACGTGGTGTTCGGCCGCTTCTTCTGGATCGTGCGGGTCGTCCTGTTTTCCATGTCCTGCGTGTACATCCTGCACAAGTACGAGGGCGAGCCGGAGAACGCGGTGCTGCCGCTGTGCTTCGTGGTGGCCGTCTACTTCATGACCGGGCCCATGGGCTTCTACTGGCGAAGCAGTCCCAGCGGCCCCAGCAACCCCAGCAACCCCAGCGTGGAGGAGAAGCTGGAGCACCTGGAGAAGCAGGTCAGACTGCTCAACATCCGTCTCAACCGGGTGCTCGAGAGCCTGGACCGCTCCAAGGACAAGTGA